From Sodalis glossinidius str. 'morsitans', the proteins below share one genomic window:
- the tyrS gene encoding tyrosine--tRNA ligase has protein sequence MASSNLIQQLQERGLIAQVTDEKALAERLAAGPIALYCGFDPTADSLHLGHLVPLLCLKRFQLAGHRPVALVGGATGLIGDPSFKATERKLNTAETVQEWVEKIKRQVSPFLDFDCGDNSAVAANNYDWFGSMNVLTFLLDIGKHFSVNQMINKEAVKQRLNRDDSGISFTEFSYNLLQGYDFACLNKQYGVALQIGGSDQWGNITSGIDLTRRLHQNTVYGLTVPLITKADGTKFGKTEGGAVWLDPSKTSPYKFYQFWINTADSDVYLFLKFFTFLDLAAIDALEQEDRASDKAPRAQYVLAEEVTRMVHGEQGLAAAKRITASLFSGALADLTEDDFAQLAQDGMPTVHLERVADLQQALVAAELVPSRGQARTLISSNAVSVNGEKQASIDYVFDDADRLYSRYTLLRRGKKHYCLLNWQ, from the coding sequence ATGGCAAGCAGTAACCTAATACAACAATTGCAGGAGCGGGGCCTGATTGCCCAGGTCACGGATGAGAAGGCGCTGGCTGAACGGTTGGCGGCTGGGCCAATCGCGCTATATTGCGGTTTCGATCCCACCGCCGACAGCTTGCATTTGGGGCATTTGGTGCCTTTGCTGTGCCTCAAACGTTTTCAATTGGCCGGTCATCGGCCGGTGGCACTGGTGGGGGGCGCGACCGGTCTTATCGGCGATCCCAGCTTCAAAGCCACCGAGCGTAAACTTAATACGGCGGAAACCGTTCAGGAATGGGTGGAGAAAATCAAACGTCAGGTATCGCCGTTCCTGGATTTTGACTGTGGCGATAACAGCGCCGTCGCCGCCAACAACTATGACTGGTTTGGTTCGATGAACGTGCTGACGTTCCTGCTCGATATCGGTAAACACTTCTCCGTCAATCAAATGATCAATAAAGAGGCGGTGAAACAGCGGCTGAACCGTGATGATAGCGGTATTTCGTTTACCGAGTTTTCCTATAATCTGTTGCAGGGTTACGATTTCGCCTGCCTGAACAAGCAATACGGCGTGGCGCTGCAAATAGGAGGCTCTGATCAGTGGGGCAATATTACCTCTGGCATCGATTTGACGCGCCGGTTACATCAAAATACCGTGTACGGTCTGACGGTGCCGCTAATTACCAAAGCGGACGGCACCAAATTTGGCAAGACTGAAGGTGGCGCGGTGTGGCTGGATCCCAGTAAGACCAGTCCCTACAAGTTCTATCAGTTCTGGATCAATACCGCCGATAGCGATGTGTATCTCTTCTTGAAATTTTTTACTTTCCTCGATCTTGCGGCAATCGATGCGCTGGAACAAGAGGATCGCGCCAGCGATAAAGCGCCGCGCGCCCAGTATGTTCTGGCGGAAGAGGTGACCCGCATGGTGCACGGCGAGCAGGGGCTAGCGGCGGCGAAGCGTATTACCGCCAGTCTGTTTTCGGGCGCGCTGGCGGATTTGACCGAGGATGATTTCGCTCAGCTGGCGCAGGACGGCATGCCTACGGTCCACCTTGAGCGCGTCGCGGATTTGCAACAGGCGCTGGTGGCGGCGGAGCTGGTGCCGTCGCGCGGACAGGCCCGGACCTTGATAAGCTCCAATGCCGTGTCGGTCAACGGTGAAAAACAGGCGTCGATAGACTACGTCTTCGACGATGCCGATAGGCTCTATAGCCGGTATACCCTGCTGCGCCGGGGCAAAAAACACTACTGTCTGCTCAATTGGCAATAG
- the nth gene encoding endonuclease III codes for MNKSKRYDILCRLRANNPHPTTELMYRSPFELLIAVLLSAQATDVSVNKATKLLFPAADTPQAMLALGVEGVKGYIKSIGLFNSKAENIIKTCRLLLERHQGEVPQDRTALEALPGVGRKTANVVLNTAFGWPTIAVDTHIFRVANRTRFAVGKDVEAVEQKLLAVVPGEFKVDCHHWFILHGRYTCIARKPRCGSCLIEDLCEYDQKHYPQ; via the coding sequence ATGAATAAAAGCAAGCGTTATGACATTCTGTGTCGCCTGCGGGCGAATAATCCCCATCCCACCACCGAGCTGATGTACCGCTCGCCTTTCGAGCTGTTGATTGCAGTACTGCTCTCGGCCCAGGCGACCGATGTCAGCGTCAATAAGGCCACCAAACTGTTATTCCCTGCGGCCGACACGCCTCAGGCCATGCTGGCGCTGGGCGTTGAGGGCGTCAAAGGCTATATCAAATCTATAGGGCTCTTTAACAGCAAGGCGGAGAACATAATCAAAACCTGCCGGCTGTTGTTGGAACGCCACCAGGGTGAGGTTCCCCAAGACCGCACGGCGCTGGAAGCGCTGCCCGGCGTCGGGCGCAAAACCGCCAATGTAGTGTTGAACACTGCTTTCGGCTGGCCGACGATTGCGGTTGACACGCATATTTTCCGCGTTGCGAACCGTACCCGCTTTGCGGTGGGTAAAGATGTGGAAGCGGTGGAACAAAAGCTGTTGGCCGTGGTACCGGGTGAGTTCAAAGTGGATTGTCACCATTGGTTCATCCTGCACGGCCGCTATACCTGTATCGCCCGCAAACCACGCTGTGGCTCCTGCCTGATTGAAGATTTGTGTGAGTACGACCAGAAACATTATCCGCAATAA
- a CDS encoding electron transport complex subunit E, whose amino-acid sequence MNEAKRILLEGLWRNNSSLVQLLGLCPLLAVSNTATNALGLGLATTLVLVCTNTAVSALRRWITGEIRIPIYVMIIASVVSAVQMLINAYAFGLYQSLGIFIPLIVTNCIVIGRAEAYASQRPPALAALDGLSIGLGSTCTLLLLGALREVLGNGTLFDGADQLLGAWARVLRIEVFHTDTPFLLAMLPPGAFIGLGFMLVGKYLIDQRMKARQPKAARPVVLQQGQPLADE is encoded by the coding sequence ATGAATGAAGCGAAACGCATCCTCCTGGAAGGCCTGTGGCGCAATAACTCGTCACTGGTGCAATTACTGGGTCTTTGTCCACTGCTGGCGGTATCCAATACCGCCACCAATGCACTCGGGTTGGGGCTTGCCACGACGCTGGTGCTGGTTTGCACCAATACCGCGGTGTCGGCCCTGCGCCGCTGGATCACCGGCGAAATCCGCATTCCCATTTATGTCATGATTATCGCCTCGGTGGTGTCGGCGGTACAGATGCTTATCAACGCCTATGCGTTTGGTCTTTACCAATCCCTCGGTATTTTCATCCCGCTTATCGTGACTAACTGCATCGTTATCGGCCGGGCGGAAGCCTATGCCTCGCAGCGACCGCCAGCGCTGGCGGCGCTGGATGGGTTGTCCATCGGACTCGGCTCGACGTGCACGCTGCTTCTGCTCGGCGCCCTGCGCGAAGTGCTGGGTAACGGCACCCTGTTCGACGGCGCGGACCAACTACTGGGCGCATGGGCGCGGGTGCTGCGCATCGAGGTATTCCATACCGATACTCCCTTTTTGCTGGCCATGTTGCCGCCTGGCGCGTTTATCGGCCTGGGGTTTATGCTGGTGGGGAAATACCTTATCGATCAACGCATGAAGGCCCGGCAGCCAAAGGCGGCCCGACCGGTAGTGCTGCAACAAGGACAGCCATTAGCCGATGAATAA
- the rsxG gene encoding electron transport complex subunit RsxG, with protein MLMTMRKHGITLAVFAALATGLTALVNGLTTSTIERQAARQQMQLLDQVVPPDLYNNQLLDECYLVTDPALGSDAPHRLYLARKDGTPVAAAIETTAPDGYAGAIDLLVGADFSGNVLGARVTSHHETPGLGDKIELRLSDWITHFSGKSLRSDNDMSWAVKKEGGMFDQFTGATITPRAVMNAVKRTAGYLKKNLNALEKMPHCGDSSHE; from the coding sequence ATGTTAATGACAATGAGGAAGCATGGCATAACCCTTGCTGTATTCGCCGCTCTGGCTACCGGGTTGACGGCCCTGGTCAACGGCCTGACCACCAGCACCATTGAACGGCAGGCGGCCAGGCAGCAAATGCAATTGCTGGATCAGGTAGTGCCGCCGGATTTGTACAATAATCAGTTGCTGGACGAGTGCTATCTGGTGACCGATCCGGCGCTCGGCAGCGACGCGCCACACCGTCTTTATCTGGCGCGCAAAGACGGGACGCCGGTCGCGGCGGCAATCGAAACCACAGCACCGGACGGCTATGCCGGCGCCATTGATTTACTGGTCGGTGCGGACTTCTCGGGCAACGTTTTGGGCGCCCGGGTGACTAGCCATCACGAGACACCCGGGCTGGGGGATAAAATCGAACTGCGGCTATCGGATTGGATTACGCATTTCAGCGGCAAATCTCTGCGCTCAGATAACGACATGAGCTGGGCTGTCAAGAAAGAAGGTGGTATGTTCGATCAATTCACCGGCGCCACGATCACGCCGCGGGCCGTGATGAATGCCGTCAAGCGCACCGCCGGCTATTTGAAAAAGAACCTTAACGCGCTGGAAAAAATGCCGCATTGTGGAGATTCATCCCATGAATGA
- the rsxD gene encoding electron transport complex subunit RsxD: MAFRIASSPFTHNRQTTRQIMIQVMLACLPGLMALTTFFGSGIIIQLVIACVTALVAEGVVLTLRRQPLASRLGDGSALLTALLLALSLPPLGPWWMMVLATAFAIVIAKQLYGGLGHNPFNPAMVGYVVLLISFPVQMTSWSPQQSLLLHPVSLTDSMALIFTGVTPDGLTLTQLRATVDGITQATPLDGFKTGLRTGAMTAFHHRWDWQASAGWTWANIGFLLGGLYLIWRRVISWHIPLSLLAAMLIGAGLGHWLAPVVSAPPLLHLFSGATMLGAFFIATDPVTAAATVRGRVIFGALTGLLVWLIRTWGGYPDGVAFAVLLANICVPLIDHYTQPRAYGHR; the protein is encoded by the coding sequence ATGGCGTTTAGAATTGCAAGTTCTCCCTTCACCCATAACCGGCAAACCACCCGGCAAATCATGATTCAGGTCATGCTAGCTTGTCTGCCGGGGCTAATGGCATTAACGACTTTTTTTGGCAGCGGCATTATTATCCAGCTGGTGATAGCCTGCGTGACGGCGCTGGTGGCCGAAGGTGTGGTGTTGACGCTACGTCGTCAACCGCTGGCTTCCCGACTGGGCGACGGCTCTGCTCTCCTTACCGCTCTCCTGCTGGCGCTAAGCCTGCCGCCCCTGGGCCCGTGGTGGATGATGGTGCTGGCGACGGCGTTTGCGATAGTCATCGCCAAACAGCTTTACGGCGGTCTGGGACATAATCCTTTCAATCCGGCGATGGTGGGATATGTGGTCCTGCTGATTTCCTTTCCGGTGCAGATGACCAGTTGGTCTCCCCAGCAAAGCCTGCTGCTGCATCCCGTTTCACTGACCGACAGCATGGCGCTGATTTTCACAGGCGTCACGCCGGACGGGCTGACGCTCACCCAACTCCGCGCTACCGTCGATGGCATAACGCAGGCCACGCCGCTCGATGGCTTCAAAACCGGGCTGCGCACCGGCGCGATGACTGCTTTCCACCATCGCTGGGACTGGCAGGCGAGCGCGGGATGGACATGGGCCAACATTGGCTTTTTACTGGGTGGGCTATATCTGATCTGGCGGCGGGTCATCAGCTGGCATATTCCGCTCAGCCTCCTGGCCGCCATGCTCATTGGCGCCGGGCTCGGGCACTGGCTGGCGCCTGTGGTGAGCGCGCCGCCTTTACTCCACCTGTTTTCCGGCGCTACGATGCTGGGTGCGTTTTTCATTGCCACCGATCCGGTGACTGCTGCTGCCACCGTGCGAGGACGGGTGATTTTTGGCGCGTTAACGGGTTTGTTGGTATGGCTAATCCGTACCTGGGGAGGTTACCCTGATGGCGTGGCCTTCGCCGTACTGCTGGCCAATATCTGCGTGCCGCTGATTGACCACTACACTCAGCCACGCGCATATGGCCATCGATAA
- the rsxC gene encoding electron transport complex subunit RsxC, with product MFNLLSALRKQRLWDFPGGIHPPEMKSQSSNVPLRSVPLPDKLIIPLKQHLGPEGELRVAPGDNVLRGQPLTAGSGRTLPVHAPTSGTIAAITPHRTAHPSGLAELCVILLPDGKDQWVALKPLVDFQHSSSAQLLSRIHESGIAGLGGAGFPTAAKLGGGEHGVETLIINGAECEPYITADDRLMREHARDIVTGMAILHHMLRPRRLLLGIEDNKPAAIAVLKDALCEHPTGELRVIPTKYPSGGAKQLTKILTGKEVPVGQHSAAIGVVMLNVGTVYAIKRAVVDGEALTERVVTLTGEALARPGNVWARLGTPVSHLLAHAGFMPAAEPTVIMGGPLMGFTLPALDVPVVKISNCLLAPSVQELAPAEPEQSCIRCSRCADACPASLLPQQLYWFSRGQEHDKARQHHLFDCIECGACAYVCPSNIPLVHYYRQQKAEIRALDDDARRAAMAKARYEAKLARREREKQQRLAHHQQAAVKLDDAAAAATSLPDNTASMASSPQAAVAAAIARVKARRQAVQEAAGHPSQATPASPSVGVREESDNVTNAATSPIASDGTLTPAPDNLGTEASRTVSPVASGNRDMNDIGPRKAAQESTVLIDRVDAAPDCDENAASGDNVITLVTTTPRPEGNAAGGQRRDHRPAEGGTEPSRRDHNFV from the coding sequence TCCCCCCGAGATGAAAAGCCAGTCCAGCAATGTCCCTCTGCGGTCCGTGCCTCTGCCTGACAAGCTGATAATTCCCTTGAAGCAGCATTTGGGCCCCGAAGGGGAGTTGCGGGTGGCACCCGGCGATAACGTGCTGCGCGGTCAGCCCTTGACCGCCGGTAGCGGCCGGACTTTGCCGGTGCATGCCCCCACCTCCGGCACGATAGCGGCAATCACGCCGCACCGCACCGCGCATCCGTCGGGCCTGGCGGAGCTTTGCGTCATTTTGCTGCCCGACGGCAAGGACCAATGGGTTGCGCTTAAGCCGCTGGTGGATTTTCAGCACTCTTCGTCGGCGCAGCTGCTGAGCCGTATTCATGAAAGCGGGATCGCCGGTCTGGGCGGCGCGGGTTTTCCCACCGCAGCCAAACTCGGCGGCGGCGAGCATGGGGTGGAGACGCTCATCATCAACGGCGCCGAGTGTGAGCCCTATATCACCGCCGACGATCGGTTGATGCGGGAACATGCACGTGACATTGTCACAGGTATGGCGATATTGCATCATATGCTGCGACCCCGGCGCCTGCTGCTGGGCATTGAAGATAATAAACCCGCGGCTATCGCCGTCTTAAAGGACGCGCTGTGCGAGCATCCAACAGGAGAGCTGCGCGTCATTCCCACCAAATACCCCTCCGGCGGCGCGAAACAACTCACCAAAATATTAACCGGCAAAGAGGTCCCCGTGGGTCAACATTCCGCCGCCATTGGCGTGGTAATGTTGAATGTGGGCACCGTCTATGCCATCAAGCGCGCCGTTGTTGACGGAGAAGCGCTGACCGAGCGTGTAGTAACGCTTACGGGCGAGGCGCTGGCGCGGCCGGGCAATGTCTGGGCGCGCCTCGGCACCCCCGTAAGCCACCTGCTCGCCCATGCCGGTTTCATGCCCGCCGCGGAGCCAACAGTCATTATGGGCGGTCCGCTAATGGGCTTCACGCTGCCTGCGCTGGACGTGCCGGTAGTCAAAATCAGCAACTGCCTGTTAGCGCCGTCCGTGCAGGAACTTGCGCCGGCGGAGCCGGAGCAAAGCTGTATTCGGTGCAGCCGTTGTGCGGATGCCTGTCCGGCCAGCCTGCTGCCGCAGCAACTTTATTGGTTTAGCCGCGGACAAGAGCACGATAAAGCCCGCCAGCATCACTTGTTCGACTGTATCGAATGTGGCGCCTGTGCCTATGTCTGCCCTAGCAATATCCCGCTGGTGCACTATTATCGCCAGCAGAAAGCGGAAATTCGCGCGCTGGATGACGACGCGCGGCGTGCGGCGATGGCGAAGGCGCGTTATGAAGCCAAACTGGCGCGGCGCGAGCGGGAAAAACAGCAACGGCTTGCCCACCATCAGCAGGCAGCGGTAAAACTCGATGACGCCGCAGCGGCGGCTACTTCACTCCCCGACAACACTGCTTCGATGGCCTCTTCCCCCCAGGCTGCCGTTGCCGCCGCCATCGCGCGAGTGAAAGCCCGGCGTCAGGCCGTTCAGGAAGCAGCCGGGCACCCATCGCAGGCAACCCCGGCGTCGCCAAGCGTTGGCGTGCGGGAAGAAAGTGACAATGTCACTAATGCGGCTACCAGTCCCATAGCGTCTGATGGCACGCTTACCCCGGCGCCAGACAATCTGGGCACCGAGGCATCGAGGACTGTTTCGCCTGTCGCGTCCGGGAACCGCGATATGAACGATATCGGTCCGCGCAAGGCCGCGCAGGAAAGTACGGTTCTCATAGACCGGGTTGATGCCGCGCCAGACTGCGATGAGAATGCCGCTTCAGGTGACAACGTCATCACCTTAGTAACGACCACGCCTCGGCCTGAGGGCAACGCCGCAGGGGGCCAGCGCCGCGATCACCGCCCGGCAGAAGGCGGAACAGAGCCTTCCCGCCGCGACCACAATTTCGTCTGA